One Pseudoalteromonas sp. NC201 DNA segment encodes these proteins:
- a CDS encoding TonB-dependent siderophore receptor has translation MRSFKYKYPSLIASVALALSCSAIAQEQTKQDKDDIEIIEVSPRGLISYVSATASKTAVPIVKTPVSVSVLTAQRISDLGAETLQDAIGYVAGVYNGPYGVDTRGDWSKIRGVDPLLYVDGLQKLFGNYNNTRTNPYALESVEILKGPSSVLYGQGSTGGIVNAVSKLPKADTEGEIWAQVGNYDRKQLALDYNTTFGEQQEYQARAVAMYRDSGTQTDYVDDNTLMLAPSFSWLASDETKITLLANLQRNESGSSTQFFPHEGTILPAKYGQIPSERFVSEPGWDKYDTEQQAITAIVEHSFDLDTHVKFSGRYSDSSSEYRTIYSWPPKFEADKRTVKRIASLTDSSARSVTMDLQFHKYLELDAVKLTMVSGVDYQNADTDSDRGRGVAAPLDLYNPVYGQSTALPTAVVDNPENTLNNKQLGAYAQVTAEVNSWVLNAALRYDDVSNQVQTAGAIKNSQNATTGRIGLLYQFENGIAPYASYSESFKAVFGQKPQGGAYKPLEGEQIELGLKYQPTGTEHLITASIFEIKDKNQIRKVSPEFEVQDGEIAVKGLELEAQLEWQHLDIYAAYSYLDTEQDVSPLSPTELYVAQDLVTLITDDTQLSATPKHLASIWATYRADEWLPGLKFGAGIRHVGKTYDGSRTVELNGQTLHQQLVTNNFNLIDMMIGYDIEQYQFSLQVDNVTDKTVITSCLFRGDCFYGQRRTISANVKYKF, from the coding sequence ATGCGCTCATTTAAATACAAATATCCAAGCCTTATTGCCAGCGTTGCACTGGCATTGTCTTGCTCTGCGATTGCACAAGAGCAAACAAAACAAGATAAAGACGACATTGAAATCATCGAAGTTAGCCCAAGAGGACTAATTTCATACGTTAGCGCTACTGCATCAAAAACAGCAGTTCCAATCGTCAAAACACCTGTTTCGGTTTCTGTATTAACAGCACAACGTATTTCTGATTTAGGCGCAGAAACGCTGCAAGATGCGATTGGGTATGTTGCAGGTGTTTATAATGGGCCATATGGTGTTGATACTCGAGGCGACTGGTCTAAAATTCGTGGCGTCGACCCCTTACTCTATGTTGACGGCCTGCAAAAATTGTTTGGCAATTACAACAATACCCGTACTAACCCTTATGCACTTGAAAGCGTAGAGATCTTAAAAGGTCCTTCATCCGTGCTTTACGGACAGGGGTCTACAGGTGGTATCGTCAACGCAGTATCAAAATTACCAAAAGCAGACACTGAAGGTGAGATCTGGGCACAAGTGGGCAACTACGACCGTAAGCAACTAGCACTTGATTACAACACCACATTTGGTGAGCAGCAAGAGTATCAAGCACGTGCTGTTGCCATGTATCGAGACAGCGGCACACAGACCGATTATGTTGATGACAACACCCTGATGCTTGCACCAAGCTTTAGCTGGCTTGCTTCAGATGAAACTAAAATTACCTTGCTTGCCAACCTTCAGAGAAATGAATCAGGCTCTTCAACGCAATTCTTCCCGCATGAAGGCACTATTCTACCTGCAAAATACGGCCAAATTCCCAGTGAGCGTTTCGTCAGCGAGCCTGGCTGGGATAAATATGATACTGAGCAACAAGCGATCACCGCTATTGTTGAGCACAGCTTTGATTTAGACACGCATGTTAAGTTTTCTGGTCGCTACAGCGATAGTTCATCCGAGTACCGTACCATTTATTCTTGGCCACCAAAATTTGAAGCAGACAAACGCACTGTTAAGCGTATTGCCAGCCTCACCGACTCAAGTGCACGTAGTGTGACGATGGATCTTCAATTCCATAAATATTTGGAACTGGATGCGGTTAAACTCACTATGGTATCAGGTGTTGATTACCAAAATGCGGATACAGATTCTGATCGCGGCCGTGGCGTTGCAGCTCCACTCGACTTGTATAACCCAGTGTATGGACAAAGTACAGCGTTACCAACAGCAGTTGTCGATAACCCTGAAAACACGTTAAACAATAAACAGCTTGGTGCTTATGCTCAAGTTACTGCTGAAGTGAATAGCTGGGTACTCAATGCGGCACTTCGCTATGATGATGTTTCAAATCAGGTGCAAACGGCAGGTGCAATCAAAAATAGTCAGAATGCCACAACAGGTCGGATCGGTTTGCTTTACCAATTTGAGAATGGCATAGCGCCCTATGCTAGCTATTCAGAATCGTTTAAGGCTGTATTTGGACAAAAACCACAAGGTGGCGCATATAAACCGCTAGAGGGTGAACAAATTGAACTCGGCTTAAAATATCAACCAACGGGTACCGAACACCTTATCACTGCATCTATATTTGAAATTAAAGACAAAAATCAAATACGGAAAGTTTCCCCCGAATTTGAAGTACAAGACGGTGAAATCGCGGTCAAAGGGTTAGAGCTTGAGGCCCAACTTGAGTGGCAGCACCTTGATATCTATGCAGCATATTCTTATTTAGATACGGAACAAGACGTTTCTCCGCTGTCACCTACAGAGCTCTATGTAGCACAAGATTTGGTTACGCTCATCACAGATGATACTCAGCTCTCAGCAACACCTAAGCACTTAGCTTCAATTTGGGCGACGTACCGCGCAGATGAATGGCTTCCAGGGCTAAAATTTGGAGCGGGTATTCGACATGTAGGAAAAACCTATGATGGCAGTCGCACAGTTGAATTAAACGGCCAAACACTACATCAGCAATTAGTGACTAATAACTTTAACCTTATTGATATGATGATTGGCTATGACATTGAACAATATCAATTCAGTTTACAAGTCGATAATGTCACCGATAAAACGGTTATTACCAGCTGTTTGTTCCGTGGCGATTGTTTCTATGGACAACGTAGAACTATCAGCGCTAACGTGAAATACAAGTTTTAA
- a CDS encoding sulfite exporter TauE/SafE family protein, translating to MLQRITKPTMWPLFFTLGVYATLIWVQGFYQALGQIISESHIALTMALGSFVAGGTALGGGAVAFPVMTKLLDIDPATAKVFSLAIQSFGMTAATITIFCRRIPVYKNVILMALPMAALGVTLSLLYIAPLAPRLLVKSIFSFLLLCFALTLILRWWRKAHHQPSSEFIQPKMLRFMAVALIGGIASGLVGSGADIALFALLVIAYNADVKKATATSVVVMTFTSLIGSSINAWHLNTISSEINGYLLAAIPIVVVGAPLGAYVCSKVKVGHLVSFLLVLIGLEVSFTCYELYPTLLGLF from the coding sequence ATGTTGCAACGAATAACAAAACCGACGATGTGGCCCTTATTTTTTACACTGGGTGTGTACGCTACGTTGATCTGGGTACAAGGCTTTTATCAAGCACTTGGTCAAATTATCAGTGAATCCCATATTGCGCTGACCATGGCGTTGGGATCGTTTGTGGCAGGTGGAACGGCATTAGGCGGTGGCGCCGTCGCCTTTCCTGTGATGACTAAATTATTAGACATAGATCCCGCTACGGCCAAGGTATTTTCTCTCGCGATACAAAGTTTTGGTATGACAGCGGCGACCATTACTATTTTCTGTCGCCGTATTCCGGTATATAAAAACGTTATTTTAATGGCGTTGCCAATGGCTGCGCTTGGTGTAACGCTCAGTCTATTGTATATCGCGCCTCTGGCACCAAGGCTCCTAGTTAAGTCTATTTTTAGTTTTTTGTTGCTCTGCTTTGCACTAACACTGATTTTGAGATGGTGGCGTAAGGCACATCATCAACCTAGCAGTGAGTTTATCCAACCTAAAATGCTACGCTTTATGGCCGTAGCGTTAATCGGAGGTATAGCTAGTGGATTAGTAGGGTCGGGTGCAGATATTGCACTCTTTGCCTTGTTGGTGATTGCTTATAATGCAGATGTGAAAAAGGCGACTGCAACCTCCGTCGTGGTGATGACGTTTACCTCATTGATTGGAAGTAGCATTAATGCGTGGCACCTCAATACGATCAGCAGTGAAATAAATGGCTATTTGCTAGCGGCAATACCGATTGTGGTCGTTGGTGCTCCATTAGGCGCTTATGTTTGTTCAAAAGTAAAAGTGGGGCATCTGGTCAGTTTTCTTTTAGTCTTGATTGGGCTTGAAGTGAGCTTTACCTGTTATGAGTTATATCCGACGCTGCTAGGATTGTTCTAA
- a CDS encoding DUF2256 domain-containing protein translates to MAHKKVNLPYKVCPICKRPFYWRKKWQRDWENVKYCSKRCAAERRLSIGHNN, encoded by the coding sequence ATGGCTCATAAGAAAGTAAACCTACCTTATAAAGTATGCCCTATTTGCAAACGCCCGTTTTATTGGCGGAAAAAATGGCAAAGAGATTGGGAAAACGTTAAATACTGCTCAAAGCGCTGTGCTGCTGAGCGCCGCTTAAGTATAGGGCACAACAATTAA
- the ltaE gene encoding low-specificity L-threonine aldolase, giving the protein MDFRSDTVTQPTPAMKQSMFDAPLGDDVYGDDPTVNALEQFAAERHGFEAALFTSSGTQANLLALMSHCERGDEYLCGQQAHNYKFEAGGAAVLGSIQPQPLENEADGSICLERIKQAIKPDDFHFAKTKLLSLENTIGGKVLSLEYIAQARALCDEHSLKLHLDGARVYNAAVALKVDITEIVKHFDSFTICLSKGLGAPIGSLLLGDKALIEKARRLRKMLGGGMRQAGMLAAAGLYALQHNVERLEEDHQNAQYLADKLEQLPGFKPCKHLVQTNIIFAEVEAGIDLFTIAKQLKAKGINITPGYQGMRFVTHMGVSRADVDELITELTNLLM; this is encoded by the coding sequence ATGGATTTTAGATCTGATACGGTTACGCAACCGACCCCCGCCATGAAACAAAGCATGTTTGACGCGCCGCTTGGTGACGATGTTTATGGTGATGATCCGACAGTGAATGCACTTGAACAGTTTGCGGCTGAGCGTCATGGTTTTGAAGCTGCGCTGTTTACCAGCTCAGGCACGCAAGCAAACCTGCTTGCACTGATGAGCCATTGTGAAAGAGGGGATGAATATCTTTGTGGCCAACAGGCGCATAATTATAAATTTGAGGCGGGTGGAGCGGCTGTGCTTGGCTCTATTCAGCCGCAACCATTGGAAAACGAGGCCGATGGCAGTATTTGCTTAGAAAGAATTAAGCAAGCGATTAAACCTGATGATTTTCATTTTGCGAAAACTAAGCTGCTTAGTTTAGAAAACACCATTGGTGGCAAGGTTTTAAGTCTAGAATATATCGCACAAGCCAGAGCGCTGTGTGACGAGCATAGCTTAAAGCTCCATCTTGACGGTGCAAGAGTCTATAACGCTGCAGTCGCGTTAAAGGTTGATATCACAGAAATTGTAAAGCATTTTGATTCATTTACTATTTGCTTATCTAAAGGACTTGGCGCGCCGATTGGCTCTTTATTGCTTGGTGATAAAGCATTGATAGAAAAGGCGAGAAGGCTTAGAAAAATGCTTGGAGGTGGTATGCGTCAGGCGGGCATGCTCGCGGCGGCTGGTCTTTATGCTTTGCAACATAATGTAGAGCGTCTCGAGGAAGATCATCAAAACGCGCAATATTTAGCTGATAAACTTGAGCAACTGCCTGGGTTTAAGCCATGCAAGCACTTAGTACAGACGAATATTATCTTCGCTGAAGTGGAAGCTGGCATTGATCTTTTTACTATAGCAAAGCAGTTAAAGGCAAAGGGCATCAATATCACTCCAGGATATCAAGGCATGCGATTTGTGACGCATATGGGAGTGAGCCGCGCCGATGTGGATGAGCTAATAACAGAACTCACCAATTTGTTGATGTGA
- a CDS encoding aminotransferase class V-fold PLP-dependent enzyme, with protein MTVESVLPQIYLDANATTPVLEQAADAALVTMKTMFGNPSSSHITGLQAKQLMEQTRQKARAVLGSGHGRVIFTSGATEGIQTGILSALCEAKKKIQPNKKYTLLYGATEHKAVPESLKHWNQILEINADVKAIPVDGAGNLDLAFIANEVPNALMICTMAVNNETGVYQDLNQLENVIRKHNSNIFWMVDCVQALGKRNLNLARTTIDYAPFSGHKLYAPKGIGFVYIRETAPFTPFIAGGGQESGLRSGTENLPGLAALNVIFDELLKENDSQFASVDKLHDFRNQLAQTLKDAFPTIVFNNHFSNSVPTTLNFAIPGFSSKEIMDLFDAANIRVSSGSACSSKVTRSFVLDAMGLPAWQSESAIRLSFGPATTQTEIDAACERILHCAQALGHSCLMQAANGVNNKEALDGLVQFKVGGACCWLFADKQSKTAIIIDPLPELVERLNTILECQQLTLLAALDTHGHADHESSRTTLNLPKQTCDHLGWPTQTTQIDYKGQSLEALAIGHFRLAKLTTPGHTEDSVTFMLLEQQQDKYAIRYVFCGDLILMGALGRSNFSTSSPKAMLNSIQLLAQLIDTDTLLCPSHDYNNEFATTLAAECSRNLLLNSVLQHDIAVDVFVEKKAQIDKNIVDEAGSEIMCGATVCNKNQFELHEYNTTELNAHIANNEGVLLIDIREPHEYALNHNRAFDQNVPLTRLTDFICKQSQDKTKELVLVCRSGSRSQVAAQALARLGFNNIGHLKGGYALIPSA; from the coding sequence ATGACAGTAGAATCGGTGTTACCTCAAATATATCTAGATGCTAATGCAACAACCCCTGTATTAGAGCAAGCAGCAGACGCAGCATTGGTTACCATGAAAACCATGTTTGGTAACCCGAGCAGCAGCCACATTACAGGCCTACAGGCTAAGCAACTGATGGAACAAACTCGCCAAAAAGCACGTGCGGTGCTGGGTTCTGGTCATGGTCGAGTGATTTTCACCAGTGGCGCAACCGAGGGCATCCAAACCGGCATACTATCAGCCCTTTGTGAAGCAAAAAAGAAGATACAGCCAAACAAAAAATATACACTACTTTACGGGGCAACTGAACACAAAGCAGTACCAGAGTCACTTAAACATTGGAATCAAATTTTAGAAATTAATGCCGATGTCAAAGCCATTCCGGTTGATGGTGCAGGTAATCTGGATTTAGCGTTTATCGCAAATGAAGTACCTAATGCGCTAATGATTTGCACTATGGCTGTCAATAATGAAACCGGTGTATATCAAGACCTGAACCAATTAGAAAACGTAATAAGAAAGCATAATTCAAATATTTTTTGGATGGTTGACTGTGTTCAGGCGCTGGGTAAACGCAATTTAAACCTAGCGAGAACAACTATTGACTACGCACCTTTTAGCGGTCATAAGCTCTATGCACCAAAAGGCATCGGTTTTGTTTATATTCGAGAAACCGCGCCGTTTACGCCATTTATTGCTGGCGGTGGTCAAGAGAGCGGTTTACGCTCAGGGACAGAAAACTTACCTGGCCTTGCCGCGCTGAATGTGATTTTTGATGAACTGCTAAAAGAAAATGACAGCCAATTTGCAAGCGTAGATAAACTACACGATTTTCGAAATCAACTAGCACAAACGCTCAAAGATGCGTTCCCGACTATTGTATTTAATAATCACTTCAGTAATAGCGTTCCGACTACACTAAACTTTGCAATTCCGGGATTTAGCTCAAAAGAAATCATGGATTTGTTTGACGCAGCAAACATCCGTGTCAGCTCGGGCTCAGCGTGCAGTTCAAAGGTAACGCGCAGTTTTGTGCTAGATGCCATGGGACTCCCTGCATGGCAAAGCGAATCGGCTATTCGACTGTCTTTTGGTCCTGCCACAACCCAAACTGAAATAGACGCGGCGTGTGAGCGCATTCTCCATTGTGCTCAGGCACTCGGTCACAGTTGTCTCATGCAAGCGGCGAATGGCGTTAACAATAAAGAAGCGCTTGACGGCCTAGTACAATTTAAAGTGGGTGGTGCATGCTGTTGGTTGTTTGCTGATAAGCAGTCAAAAACGGCGATTATTATCGATCCACTTCCTGAGCTGGTAGAACGTCTTAATACGATATTAGAATGCCAGCAGCTAACACTGCTCGCTGCGCTTGATACACATGGGCACGCCGATCACGAATCGAGTCGAACCACACTGAATTTACCAAAACAAACATGCGACCATTTAGGCTGGCCAACTCAAACTACACAAATTGACTATAAAGGCCAGTCACTTGAAGCGCTAGCTATTGGTCATTTCCGTCTTGCAAAACTAACCACCCCAGGGCATACGGAAGATAGCGTCACCTTTATGCTATTGGAGCAACAACAAGATAAGTACGCCATCAGATACGTTTTTTGTGGTGACCTAATCCTGATGGGGGCATTAGGTAGAAGCAACTTCTCCACCAGCTCACCAAAAGCGATGCTGAATAGCATTCAGTTACTTGCTCAGCTCATCGACACAGATACCTTGTTATGCCCAAGTCACGACTACAACAATGAGTTTGCAACTACCCTAGCGGCAGAGTGTAGTCGTAATTTACTATTAAATAGTGTGCTTCAACATGACATTGCGGTTGATGTATTTGTTGAGAAAAAGGCGCAAATAGACAAAAACATTGTTGATGAGGCTGGCAGTGAGATCATGTGTGGCGCAACGGTTTGCAATAAAAACCAATTTGAATTGCACGAGTACAACACAACAGAGCTCAATGCTCACATCGCTAACAACGAAGGTGTGCTGTTAATTGATATACGTGAACCGCATGAATATGCTCTAAATCACAACAGAGCGTTTGATCAAAATGTGCCACTAACCCGCCTTACTGACTTTATTTGCAAACAAAGCCAAGACAAGACGAAAGAGTTGGTGTTGGTGTGTCGCAGCGGCAGTAGATCACAAGTTGCAGCACAGGCGCTAGCACGACTCGGCTTTAATAATATCGGACATTTAAAAGGAGGGTATGCACTCATCCCATCAGCATAA